In the genome of Christensenella timonensis, one region contains:
- the rph gene encoding ribonuclease PH: MRKDGRNAEQARPLDMRVNVLKNAQGSVIISTGDTQVLCTAMLEEGAPPFLEGTGKGWLTAEYSMLPASTPMRKKRDGLKKDGRGVEIQRLIGRSLRSVCDFEGMGEYTLYVDCDVLNADGGTRTASISGAFVAAALCIKKAVDAGVLKRSPLKRHVAAISAGIVEDEAILDLCYREDSSAQADMNMVATDDGNIGEIQVCGEKRTITEEEFEQLKQLCKKGIREIIAKQKEILKGEGIEI, encoded by the coding sequence ATGAGAAAAGATGGCAGGAATGCAGAACAGGCGCGGCCGCTCGATATGCGGGTGAACGTGCTGAAAAACGCACAGGGAAGTGTGATCATCAGTACGGGGGATACGCAGGTGCTGTGTACGGCAATGCTCGAAGAGGGGGCGCCGCCGTTTCTGGAAGGCACGGGCAAGGGATGGCTGACGGCGGAATATTCCATGCTGCCCGCATCCACGCCCATGCGCAAAAAGCGCGACGGACTGAAAAAGGATGGGCGCGGCGTGGAGATACAGCGGTTGATCGGCCGTTCGCTGCGCAGTGTGTGCGATTTTGAAGGGATGGGCGAATACACCCTTTATGTGGACTGCGACGTGCTCAACGCGGACGGAGGGACGCGTACCGCCTCCATCAGCGGGGCGTTCGTTGCGGCGGCGCTGTGTATCAAAAAGGCGGTGGATGCAGGCGTCCTCAAACGATCCCCGCTCAAACGCCATGTAGCGGCCATTTCCGCAGGGATCGTGGAGGACGAAGCGATCCTTGACCTGTGTTACAGGGAGGACAGCAGCGCGCAGGCGGACATGAACATGGTGGCGACGGACGACGGCAACATTGGGGAGATCCAGGTATGCGGGGAGAAGCGTACAATTACGGAAGAAGAATTTGAACAGCTCAAACAGCTGTGTAAAAAAGGGATCAGGGAGATCATTGCAA
- a CDS encoding Rqc2 family fibronectin-binding protein, producing MTLDGLTMKICVGELQEKLRDAKIQKILMPGKEEVVLQLYSAGAGTLRLVLSADAGDCALYLTGQNKPNPKTPPVFCMFLRKYLSGAHITGIGQRGLDRVVTFTLASKDEMLHPVTLKLIVEVMGKYSNIILTDESGKILDSIRRVSVDVSSKRQVLPGVRYENPPQEKYDPLELSQNTLQEVLHTRKATKVTSHIVSAFDGLSMQTAQEILARAGIGEQDASSLSEKQIKRLAGVMQDFLREAVKNPRPCVQFNADQLPVFFSCVPYETYPEQTRKYFDSVNGMLDYYYSRRLEIFRLAAQRDALLKTVGKLYSKLQKLIHIYEASLQDANKAQKLQQRADYITANIYRLKKGMASFEAVDYETGQTITIPLDVSRTPQETAQKLYKKIAKYKTAAALNSERLERALEEREFLEGVLHFTENAESTDEIADIRHTLVRAGYLAPVNKNKKEEETSSRPLAYTSPSGYTILVGKNDRQNDILTMRVAAKTDLWFHAQKTPGSHVLLLTDGTQLNDIDDETIVMAAELAAAHSRAKQSGKTPVDYTQRKNLKKPPGARPGKVIYDDYFTVYVDAGKGHIPKAEEYQ from the coding sequence ATGACATTAGACGGTTTAACTATGAAAATCTGCGTAGGCGAGCTGCAGGAAAAGCTGCGCGACGCAAAGATACAAAAAATATTGATGCCCGGCAAGGAAGAAGTGGTGCTGCAGCTTTATTCTGCCGGCGCAGGGACTTTGAGGCTCGTGCTTTCCGCGGACGCCGGGGACTGCGCGCTTTACCTGACGGGGCAGAACAAGCCGAACCCAAAAACGCCGCCCGTATTCTGCATGTTCCTGCGCAAATATTTGAGCGGCGCGCATATTACGGGCATCGGCCAGCGGGGGCTCGACCGTGTCGTCACCTTTACGCTCGCCTCCAAAGACGAGATGCTCCACCCCGTGACGCTCAAGCTGATCGTAGAAGTCATGGGCAAATATTCCAACATCATTTTAACGGACGAAAGCGGAAAAATACTCGACAGTATCCGCCGGGTATCCGTCGATGTGAGCAGCAAACGGCAGGTGCTGCCCGGCGTGCGGTACGAAAATCCGCCGCAGGAAAAATACGATCCGCTGGAACTTTCGCAAAATACGCTTCAGGAAGTCCTCCATACCCGCAAGGCTACCAAGGTCACCTCCCATATCGTTTCCGCGTTCGACGGTCTTTCCATGCAGACGGCGCAGGAAATCCTCGCGCGGGCCGGGATCGGCGAGCAGGACGCTTCCTCCCTTTCGGAAAAGCAAATAAAGCGGCTTGCGGGCGTAATGCAGGACTTTTTGCGTGAAGCGGTCAAAAATCCCCGCCCATGCGTGCAATTCAACGCGGATCAGCTTCCCGTTTTCTTTTCCTGTGTTCCTTACGAGACCTATCCGGAGCAAACGCGTAAATATTTTGATTCGGTAAACGGGATGCTCGATTATTATTACAGCCGCCGCCTGGAGATTTTCCGCCTCGCAGCGCAGCGCGATGCGCTGTTAAAAACGGTAGGCAAGCTTTATTCCAAGCTGCAGAAGCTGATCCATATTTATGAAGCCAGCCTCCAGGATGCAAACAAGGCGCAAAAACTGCAGCAGCGTGCGGACTATATCACCGCGAACATTTACCGCCTCAAAAAGGGTATGGCTTCGTTTGAGGCCGTCGATTATGAAACCGGGCAAACGATCACGATCCCGCTCGATGTTTCGCGTACGCCGCAGGAGACGGCTCAAAAGCTGTATAAAAAAATCGCCAAGTATAAGACAGCCGCCGCGCTCAACAGCGAAAGGCTGGAAAGAGCCCTCGAAGAGCGCGAATTTTTGGAAGGCGTGCTCCACTTCACCGAGAATGCGGAGTCCACGGATGAGATCGCCGATATCAGGCACACGCTGGTACGTGCGGGTTATCTTGCGCCTGTAAACAAGAATAAGAAAGAAGAGGAAACTTCCTCCCGCCCCCTCGCCTATACGTCCCCCAGCGGATATACGATCCTCGTAGGCAAAAACGACCGCCAGAACGATATCCTGACCATGCGCGTTGCCGCAAAAACAGACCTCTGGTTCCACGCGCAAAAGACGCCCGGTTCGCATGTCCTGCTGCTTACCGACGGCACGCAGCTCAACGATATCGACGACGAAACGATCGTGATGGCCGCCGAGCTTGCAGCCGCTCATTCGCGCGCCAAACAGTCGGGCAAGACCCCTGTCGACTATACGCAGCGCAAAAACCTGAAAAAACCGCCGGGCGCACGCCCCGGCAAGGTGATCTATGACGATTACTTTACCGTATACGTGGACGCGGGCAAAGGGCACATCCCCAAAGCGGAGGAATACCAGTGA